A stretch of the Streptosporangium sp. NBC_01755 genome encodes the following:
- the trpS gene encoding tryptophan--tRNA ligase: protein MTKRVFTAFKPTGHLTLGNLLGAIMPAVRLQDEADCVYAVADLHALTIKHDPERLRVRTREAATLLLACGMDRSLVYIQSQVPAHTELAYLLESTAYFGEMRRMIQFKEKSASQEEVRLSLLTYPALMAADILLHQVDVVPVGEDQRQHVELTRDLALRFNRLYGEVFTVPEAVHQRVAARVMDLSDPTSKMGKSDGSAAGTVYLLDPPADIRRKVMRAVTDSGTEVRHDPVDKPGVSNLLTLLAACSDRPIESLSYGSYGALKRDTAEAVVEMLRPVQERYAELSADQAELSRLLADGAALATRRTAGLLAGARQAIGLP, encoded by the coding sequence ATGACAAAGCGCGTCTTCACCGCTTTCAAACCGACCGGCCACCTCACGCTGGGCAACCTGCTTGGCGCGATCATGCCCGCCGTGCGGCTCCAGGACGAGGCCGACTGCGTCTACGCCGTCGCGGACCTGCACGCCCTGACGATCAAGCATGACCCGGAGCGGCTCCGCGTCCGCACCCGCGAGGCGGCGACCCTGCTGCTCGCCTGCGGTATGGACCGCTCTCTGGTCTACATCCAGTCGCAGGTGCCCGCGCACACGGAGCTGGCCTACCTGCTGGAGAGTACCGCCTACTTCGGCGAGATGCGGCGAATGATCCAGTTCAAGGAGAAATCGGCCAGCCAGGAGGAGGTGCGGCTCTCGCTGCTCACCTATCCCGCGCTGATGGCCGCCGACATCCTGTTGCACCAGGTGGACGTGGTACCCGTGGGGGAGGACCAGCGCCAGCACGTGGAGCTGACCAGGGACCTGGCCCTGCGGTTCAACCGCCTGTACGGCGAGGTCTTCACGGTGCCCGAGGCGGTGCACCAGCGGGTAGCCGCCAGGGTCATGGACCTGAGCGATCCCACCTCGAAGATGGGCAAGTCGGACGGCTCGGCTGCGGGAACCGTCTATCTGCTCGACCCTCCCGCCGACATCCGGCGCAAGGTCATGCGGGCGGTGACCGACTCGGGCACCGAGGTCCGCCACGACCCGGTGGACAAGCCCGGCGTCTCCAACCTGCTCACCCTGCTCGCCGCCTGCTCGGACCGGCCGATCGAGTCGCTCTCGTACGGATCGTACGGCGCGCTCAAACGGGACACGGCCGAGGCGGTGGTGGAGATGCTGCGGCCTGTCCAGGAGCGCTACGCCGAACTCTCGGCGGACCAGGCCGAGCTGTCGCGGCTCCTGGCGGACGGGGCGGCGCTGGCCACCCGGCGCACCGCCGGCCTGCTGGCCGGGGCCCGGCAGGCCATCGGCCTGCCATGA
- a CDS encoding DUF3467 domain-containing protein: MVNDEPENRLEVSISAEVEMGQYANFASVWHTQDGFVLDFAVITRPPQLANDPSSGQHFVSVPTRIVSRIRIPPSQVFELMKALEQQLTAYEHETGQKN; encoded by the coding sequence ATGGTGAACGACGAGCCGGAGAACCGCCTGGAGGTGAGCATCTCCGCAGAGGTAGAAATGGGGCAGTACGCCAACTTCGCCTCCGTGTGGCACACCCAGGATGGGTTCGTCCTGGACTTCGCGGTGATCACCAGACCACCCCAGCTGGCCAACGACCCCTCCTCGGGGCAGCACTTCGTGAGCGTGCCGACCCGGATCGTCAGCCGGATACGCATCCCGCCTAGCCAGGTCTTCGAGCTGATGAAGGCCCTCGAACAGCAGCTGACCGCGTACGAGCACGAGACGGGTCAGAAGAACTGA
- a CDS encoding DUF305 domain-containing protein: protein METPIKDSAKTRRGVALGILLGCLIVAATLLFVVGRTATPTDASSEAGFARDMSVHHAQAVEMSFVARDGSKDEALRRLAYDIIVTQTAQRGIFTGWLQQWGLNQATERPAMAWMAGHGGHSVTPGASAAMPGMATGDELKRLHEATGKDQEILFLQLMIRHHEGGVQMGRGLLKLSDRDEVATMAQHIVNGQTGEIELMTDMLRQRGAQRLPSIL from the coding sequence ATGGAAACTCCGATTAAAGACAGCGCAAAGACCAGGCGCGGCGTGGCGCTCGGCATCCTGCTCGGCTGCCTGATCGTGGCGGCCACGCTGCTGTTTGTCGTGGGCAGGACGGCGACCCCGACCGACGCCTCGTCGGAGGCGGGATTCGCCCGCGACATGTCCGTCCACCATGCCCAGGCCGTCGAGATGTCCTTCGTCGCCAGGGACGGGAGCAAGGACGAGGCGCTCCGGCGGCTGGCCTATGACATCATCGTCACCCAGACGGCCCAGCGCGGCATCTTCACCGGCTGGTTGCAGCAGTGGGGGTTGAACCAGGCGACCGAACGGCCGGCCATGGCGTGGATGGCCGGTCACGGCGGCCACTCTGTAACGCCGGGCGCGTCCGCGGCGATGCCCGGTATGGCCACCGGCGACGAGCTCAAAAGGCTCCACGAGGCCACAGGCAAGGACCAGGAGATCCTCTTCCTGCAGCTCATGATCCGCCATCACGAGGGCGGCGTGCAGATGGGCCGGGGGCTGCTAAAACTGTCCGACCGCGACGAGGTGGCCACCATGGCGCAGCACATCGTCAACGGTCAGACAGGTGAGATCGAGTTGATGACCGATATGTTGCGGCAGCGCGGCGCCCAGCGGCTGCCTTCCATCCTTTAA
- a CDS encoding DUF3105 domain-containing protein, with protein sequence MTKEKAQARREHLARMRAEQQRKERRTAFLMWGAGGLVIVLLVGLVAFYMVNERAVTSLDNVTSAKYVGSQHTQTKVVYKESPPLGGEHNPAWQNCGIYDQPINNETAVHSMEHGAVWITYRPDLPKAELDTLKDLASKDYMLLSPYPELPSKVVASSWNKQLKLDSVEDPRLPKFITKYKNGPDTPELGASCSGGVGTTAAETPIPATAPSTAPSQSAPATDAPVPSSTPAP encoded by the coding sequence ATGACCAAGGAAAAGGCGCAGGCGAGGCGGGAGCACCTCGCCCGGATGCGTGCGGAGCAGCAGCGCAAGGAGCGCAGAACGGCATTCCTGATGTGGGGTGCCGGAGGCCTCGTCATCGTTCTGCTCGTCGGGCTCGTCGCCTTCTACATGGTCAACGAGCGGGCCGTGACCTCGCTGGACAACGTCACCAGCGCGAAGTACGTCGGCAGCCAGCACACCCAGACCAAGGTGGTGTACAAGGAGAGCCCTCCGCTCGGTGGTGAGCACAACCCGGCCTGGCAGAACTGCGGTATCTACGACCAGCCGATCAACAACGAGACCGCCGTCCACTCCATGGAGCACGGCGCCGTGTGGATCACCTACCGGCCCGACCTGCCCAAGGCCGAGCTGGACACGCTGAAGGACCTGGCCTCCAAGGACTACATGTTGCTGAGCCCGTACCCGGAGCTGCCCTCCAAGGTCGTGGCCAGCTCCTGGAACAAGCAGCTCAAGCTGGACAGTGTGGAAGACCCGCGCCTGCCCAAGTTCATCACCAAGTACAAGAACGGCCCGGATACCCCCGAGCTCGGCGCCTCCTGCAGCGGCGGGGTGGGCACCACCGCCGCCGAGACGCCCATCCCGGCGACCGCGCCGTCCACGGCGCCCAGCCAGAGCGCCCCGGCCACCGACGCCCCGGTACCCAGCAGCACCCCGGCGCCCTGA
- the ald gene encoding alanine dehydrogenase, translating into MKISVPSEVKNHEYRVALTPAGVHEFIRHGHEVFVEKDAGVGSAIPDTDFQCVGATILDSADDVWAEGDLVLKVKEPVPEEYHRMRKGQVLFTYLHLAASAACTRAMLESGITGIAYETVQNANGFLPLLAPMSEVAGRLAPQVGAYHLMRQGGGRGVLMGGVSGVHAASVVVIGAGVSGMNAAVIALGMQAEVLLLDRDIDKLRQADMIYRGHCRTVASTAYEIERAVLDADLVIGAVLIAGARAPKLVDNDLVSRMRPGSVLVDISIDQGGCFEDSRPTTHDRPTYRVHGSVFYCVANMPGAVPHTSTYALTNVTVPYALAIADLGWREALLGDPALALGLNTHEGHLTSRPVAEAHGLEAVPLEWALRA; encoded by the coding sequence GTGAAGATCTCTGTTCCCAGCGAGGTCAAGAACCATGAGTACCGGGTGGCCCTGACTCCCGCCGGAGTCCACGAGTTCATCCGGCACGGTCATGAGGTCTTCGTGGAGAAGGACGCCGGGGTGGGGTCCGCCATTCCCGACACCGACTTCCAATGCGTGGGCGCGACCATCCTGGACTCCGCGGACGACGTGTGGGCCGAGGGCGACCTGGTGCTGAAGGTCAAGGAGCCTGTTCCCGAGGAGTACCACCGGATGCGCAAGGGCCAGGTGCTCTTCACCTACCTGCACCTGGCCGCGTCGGCGGCCTGCACCCGGGCCATGCTCGAATCGGGGATCACCGGCATCGCCTACGAGACGGTGCAGAACGCGAACGGCTTCCTGCCTCTGCTGGCCCCCATGTCCGAGGTGGCCGGACGGCTCGCCCCGCAGGTGGGCGCCTACCACCTGATGCGCCAGGGCGGTGGGCGAGGTGTGCTGATGGGCGGGGTTTCGGGCGTGCACGCGGCCAGCGTGGTCGTGATCGGCGCCGGAGTCTCCGGTATGAACGCCGCGGTCATCGCACTGGGCATGCAGGCGGAGGTGCTGCTGCTGGACCGTGACATCGACAAACTCCGCCAGGCGGACATGATCTACAGGGGCCACTGCAGGACCGTCGCCTCCACCGCGTACGAGATCGAACGGGCGGTGCTGGACGCGGACCTGGTCATCGGCGCGGTGCTGATCGCGGGTGCGAGAGCTCCCAAACTGGTCGACAACGATCTGGTCTCGCGGATGAGGCCCGGCTCGGTCCTGGTGGACATCTCCATCGACCAGGGCGGCTGCTTCGAGGACTCCCGGCCCACCACACATGACCGTCCGACGTACCGGGTGCACGGCTCGGTGTTCTACTGCGTGGCCAACATGCCGGGAGCGGTCCCGCACACCTCGACGTACGCCCTGACCAACGTGACGGTCCCCTACGCCCTCGCGATCGCCGACCTGGGCTGGCGGGAGGCCCTGCTGGGCGACCCCGCGCTGGCCCTGGGCCTGAACACGCACGAGGGGCACCTGACCAGCCGGCCCGTGGCCGAGGCTCACGGGCTGGAGGCGGTGCCCCTGGAATGGGCGTTGCGGGCCTAG